In Thermus tengchongensis, a single genomic region encodes these proteins:
- a CDS encoding respiratory chain complex I subunit 1 family protein, which yields MTALLFLLLAPLFSGSVKWLKARLTHRQEASPLLEYRNLAKLLSKAWVRPGLSTPVFLLGPTLVLLGALAAALFLPLLPGLSFAGDFLVALYLLNLGRFFQMLAALDTGSAFGAQGSYREGLVTILAEPGTLMALGAAALAGEGLGLAGLPVLGPENALVLLLVLASLAVALLAEGARMPVDDPTTHLELTMVHEAQLLDHGGPLLALYELAASVKMLFYAGLMALLLPGPKVLVFMGVVLAWALALGYLETFGVKLRYLRLPDFLSYNTLFGVLALLGAIWKL from the coding sequence ATGACGGCGCTTTTGTTCCTCCTTCTGGCCCCCCTCTTCAGCGGGAGCGTGAAGTGGCTGAAGGCCCGGCTCACCCACCGCCAGGAGGCAAGCCCCCTTCTGGAGTACCGCAACCTGGCTAAGCTTCTGAGCAAGGCCTGGGTGAGGCCTGGCCTCAGCACCCCGGTCTTCCTCTTGGGGCCCACCTTAGTCCTTTTGGGCGCCCTGGCCGCAGCCCTCTTCCTGCCCCTGCTTCCCGGCCTAAGCTTCGCCGGGGACTTCCTGGTGGCCCTTTACCTCCTCAACCTGGGGCGGTTTTTCCAGATGCTGGCCGCCTTGGACACGGGGAGCGCCTTCGGGGCCCAGGGAAGCTACCGGGAGGGCTTGGTGACCATCCTGGCGGAGCCGGGGACCCTCATGGCCTTGGGAGCGGCGGCGTTGGCGGGGGAGGGCTTAGGCCTAGCGGGCCTGCCGGTGCTGGGGCCGGAGAACGCCCTGGTCCTCCTCCTGGTGCTGGCCTCATTGGCGGTGGCCCTGCTGGCGGAAGGGGCGCGGATGCCCGTGGACGATCCCACCACCCACTTGGAGCTCACCATGGTCCACGAGGCCCAGCTCCTGGACCACGGGGGGCCCTTGCTGGCCCTTTACGAGCTGGCCGCCTCGGTGAAAATGCTCTTCTACGCGGGCCTCATGGCCCTCCTGCTTCCCGGTCCCAAGGTCTTGGTCTTCATGGGGGTGGTTTTGGCCTGGGCGCTGGCCTTGGGCTACTTGGAAACCTTTGGGGTGAAGCTCCGCTACCTGAGGCTTCCCGACTTTCTTTCCTACAACACCCTCTTTGGGGTGCTGGCGCTTTTGGGGGCGATATGGAAGTTGTGA
- a CDS encoding DUF5693 family protein, which yields MKRLLNLLILLALAPSLLALLPRLRAEHPGPVVLLMDAEALREEARAQGKDLLAVLEAYRPLGVEGIAFPERFVKDWVAQGALLYRTGRELLEAGLPAKPSWYYLKGEAWLLDLLAQAYDLPTERLGPWLGFPLDVQAFPAFYPLSEIQAAKEAGVFVAVRPINQRYRRLDPSLPIVPKEADAVVFAGLEALGYPYRLEEARELIPVPVALIEGTPQPGLAAFRDKGILRLFSLRYEWQLTLTPEEAADKYVLAARERGHQLLYLRPYPYRQDTERLLQRIQEGLKASHIPLGHPQPRAFTPSPLRLAAWVGVLAGLGLLALGLPVHGPLVALLLLLLALGYAGGQAGALLAALVFPVLGFLGPRNGLWMWLRTLGYALAGAVFLSALGSRPETVLGLQAFQGVSLTLLVPPLLVAFSFLERHYKEALTRLFLHPLRLGEVALAALALLLLALALLRRGNDAPVVPELELKLRSLLQDVMVRPRFKEVFGHALFPLALLLPWPKWVQNGLLFLAALGVASILNTFSHFHTPLAISFFRVVNGALLGLSLGLLGVMLVRRLRAWWLG from the coding sequence ATGAAGCGCCTCCTGAACCTCCTGATCCTCCTGGCCTTGGCGCCTTCCCTCCTCGCCCTCCTGCCCCGTCTGCGGGCGGAACACCCCGGCCCCGTGGTGCTCCTCATGGACGCGGAAGCCCTGCGGGAAGAGGCCCGGGCCCAAGGGAAGGACCTCCTCGCTGTCCTGGAGGCCTACCGGCCCCTGGGCGTGGAAGGAATAGCCTTCCCCGAACGCTTCGTCAAAGACTGGGTGGCCCAGGGGGCGCTCCTTTACCGGACGGGCCGGGAGCTCTTGGAGGCAGGCCTCCCCGCCAAGCCCAGCTGGTACTACCTGAAGGGGGAAGCCTGGCTCCTGGACCTCCTGGCCCAGGCCTACGACCTCCCCACGGAGCGGCTCGGCCCCTGGCTCGGCTTTCCCCTGGACGTCCAGGCCTTCCCCGCCTTCTACCCCTTGAGCGAGATCCAGGCCGCCAAGGAAGCTGGGGTTTTCGTGGCGGTCCGCCCCATCAACCAGCGTTACCGGCGCCTGGACCCCTCCTTACCCATTGTTCCCAAGGAGGCGGATGCCGTGGTCTTCGCCGGCCTCGAGGCCCTGGGCTACCCCTACCGCCTGGAGGAAGCCCGAGAGCTGATACCGGTGCCCGTGGCCCTCATCGAGGGCACTCCCCAGCCCGGCCTCGCCGCCTTTCGAGACAAAGGCATCCTCCGCCTTTTCAGCCTCCGCTACGAGTGGCAGCTCACCCTAACCCCCGAGGAGGCCGCGGACAAGTACGTCCTGGCCGCCCGGGAGCGGGGCCACCAGCTCCTCTACCTCCGGCCCTACCCCTACCGCCAGGACACGGAGCGCCTTCTCCAGCGGATCCAGGAGGGTTTAAAGGCCAGCCACATCCCCCTGGGCCACCCCCAGCCGCGGGCGTTTACCCCAAGCCCCCTGCGCCTGGCCGCCTGGGTGGGGGTACTCGCGGGCCTCGGCCTCCTGGCCCTGGGCCTGCCCGTCCACGGACCCCTGGTGGCCTTGCTGCTCCTCCTCCTCGCCCTGGGCTATGCGGGGGGCCAGGCGGGCGCCCTCCTGGCGGCGCTGGTCTTCCCGGTCCTGGGCTTCCTGGGCCCTAGGAACGGCCTTTGGATGTGGCTCCGCACCCTGGGCTACGCCCTGGCAGGGGCGGTCTTCCTCTCCGCCTTGGGCTCCCGGCCGGAGACGGTCCTAGGCCTGCAGGCCTTCCAGGGGGTTTCCCTCACCCTCCTGGTACCCCCCCTCCTGGTGGCCTTCAGCTTCCTGGAGCGCCACTACAAGGAGGCCCTCACCCGCCTCTTCCTCCACCCCTTGCGCTTGGGAGAGGTGGCCCTCGCGGCCCTAGCCCTCCTCCTCCTGGCCCTGGCCCTCCTGCGCCGGGGAAACGACGCTCCGGTGGTGCCTGAGCTGGAACTGAAGCTCCGAAGCCTCCTGCAGGACGTGATGGTACGCCCCCGCTTCAAGGAGGTCTTCGGCCACGCCCTTTTCCCCCTAGCCCTCCTCCTCCCCTGGCCCAAGTGGGTGCAAAACGGCCTTCTCTTCCTGGCCGCCTTAGGGGTGGCCTCCATCCTCAACACCTTCAGCCACTTCCATACGCCCCTTGCCATCTCCTTCTTCCGGGTGGTGAACGGGGCGCTTTTGGGCCTCTCCCTAGGGCTTCTTGGGGTTATGCTGGTAAGGAGGCTTCGGGCATGGTGGTTGGGGTAG
- a CDS encoding proton-conducting transporter transmembrane domain-containing protein, with translation MLYGLLLLPLLVFLGRRDKGALVRLSVLLPILSALLAPLLLGQMAGPFRLDGVGLFYLLLTDLLYAVIALFARGYFSEEEAWRFYWAGGLFLGAAHGAYLAHNLGVLWIFVEGSTLASALLVYHKGGARVLEATWKYLMLGSVGIALGLIGVILVYALLSGATLDWREARALVGSANPEGLKLAFALLLVGFGTKVGLFPLQAWLPDAHAEAPGPASALLSGTLLNVAFYALLRYTALMQAAGLFPFASGLLLAFGLLSLLAAGFFLYGQKEYKRLLAYSSMEHMGLAVFALGLGLPWLALFHTLAHSLAKTLAFLGASGILALSHAKEVGRVGGLFRSLPALGVPFVLALAALGGLPPFPLFFAEFKAVEAAMRYPLLAAWYLVGLGLAFAGLLGPMTQMGFGPGRPWKAQGLDLWALWLLLAVLFLLGVRPPVEVFQALEVVLWTQ, from the coding sequence ATGCTCTACGGGCTCCTGCTACTACCCCTTTTGGTCTTCCTGGGCCGCCGGGATAAGGGGGCGCTGGTGCGGCTTTCGGTGCTGCTCCCGATCCTCTCCGCCCTCCTGGCCCCCCTCCTTCTGGGCCAGATGGCGGGCCCCTTCCGGCTGGATGGGGTGGGCCTCTTCTACCTCCTGCTCACCGACCTCCTCTACGCCGTCATCGCCCTCTTCGCCCGGGGCTACTTCAGCGAGGAGGAGGCCTGGCGTTTCTACTGGGCGGGGGGCCTCTTTCTGGGGGCGGCCCACGGGGCCTATTTGGCCCACAACCTGGGGGTGCTCTGGATCTTCGTGGAGGGCTCCACCCTGGCCTCGGCCCTTCTCGTGTACCACAAGGGGGGAGCGAGGGTCCTCGAGGCCACCTGGAAGTACCTCATGCTGGGGAGTGTGGGCATCGCCCTGGGGCTGATTGGGGTGATCCTGGTCTACGCCCTTCTCTCGGGGGCCACCTTGGACTGGCGGGAGGCCCGGGCCCTGGTAGGGAGCGCCAACCCCGAGGGGCTCAAGCTGGCCTTCGCCCTCCTCCTGGTGGGCTTCGGCACCAAAGTGGGGCTTTTCCCCCTGCAGGCTTGGCTCCCAGACGCCCACGCCGAGGCCCCAGGGCCGGCCTCGGCCCTGCTTTCCGGAACCCTCCTCAACGTGGCCTTCTACGCCCTCTTGCGCTACACCGCCCTCATGCAGGCCGCAGGGCTCTTTCCCTTCGCCTCCGGCCTCCTCTTGGCCTTCGGCCTCCTGAGCCTTCTGGCGGCGGGGTTTTTCCTCTACGGGCAGAAGGAGTACAAGCGCCTTCTGGCCTACTCCAGCATGGAGCACATGGGCTTGGCGGTCTTCGCCCTGGGCCTGGGCCTGCCTTGGCTGGCCCTCTTCCACACCCTGGCCCACTCCCTGGCCAAGACCCTGGCCTTTCTGGGCGCAAGCGGCATCCTGGCCCTCAGCCACGCCAAGGAGGTGGGGCGGGTGGGGGGGCTTTTCCGTTCCCTCCCCGCTCTGGGGGTACCCTTCGTCCTGGCCCTGGCGGCCTTGGGGGGGCTTCCTCCCTTCCCCCTCTTCTTTGCGGAGTTCAAGGCGGTGGAGGCGGCCATGCGCTACCCCCTGCTGGCGGCTTGGTACCTGGTGGGGCTGGGCTTGGCCTTTGCGGGCCTCCTCGGTCCCATGACCCAGATGGGCTTTGGGCCGGGCCGCCCCTGGAAAGCCCAGGGGCTGGACCTGTGGGCGTTGTGGCTGCTTCTGGCGGTGCTCTTCCTCCTGGGGGTCCGCCCGCCGGTGGAGGTCTTCCAGGCCCTGGAGGTGGTGCTGTGGACGCAGTGA
- a CDS encoding ArsR/SmtB family transcription factor, whose protein sequence is MPSALHRYKAEFFKALAHPLRLAILDALREGERSVSSLQRELSVPQSALSRQLALLRERGLVEARRVGQMVYYRPRDPEVYAFLDLGRRIFARHLEAERDRLAALKEEA, encoded by the coding sequence TTGCCTAGCGCCCTCCACCGGTACAAGGCGGAGTTCTTCAAGGCTCTGGCGCATCCCTTGCGCCTGGCCATCCTGGACGCTCTTCGGGAAGGGGAGAGGTCGGTGTCCTCCCTTCAGCGGGAGCTTTCGGTGCCCCAGTCCGCTCTTTCCCGCCAGCTGGCCCTGCTGAGGGAGAGGGGGCTGGTGGAGGCTAGGCGAGTGGGACAGATGGTCTACTACCGCCCGCGGGACCCCGAGGTCTACGCCTTTTTGGATCTGGGGCGCCGTATCTTCGCGCGGCACCTGGAGGCCGAGAGGGACCGCCTGGCCGCTTTGAAGGAGGAAGCGTGA
- a CDS encoding proton-conducting transporter transmembrane domain-containing protein, producing MSEGVMVSALALVGASLVGLRAWGSGGYALLLGLGGATLVQAGGGMWYGDGSAAGVFLRLLGLLTMALASYVPEYLGHHPKEAPAYAFWLPLFLLAMVGVAQAPPGLPFLFFWEGMALLGYLLVALEGPKAQAGARAFFLASRLSGAGLYLAFLGQGKLGPDWIWAGLLVGFGVKAALFPFHLWLPRAHPVAISPVSALLSGAMTKLGLYGLFQAQTWFGPPPVWVGFALVLLGLFGAVYALVRGLAEEDLKGALAYSSVENLGLMLAALGGYFLTGKVLFLGAFFLHQVGHALFKGLLFLGSGALSERQLSRLGGLWHRMPLLGGLVLLGMAVGAGLPPGAVFAAEWLLYQGFLFAPGLLPLGVGALALVGALALYFYVRLFGLAFLGAPRGNVALHLGPGMRFGLLVLAVILVGLSLFPQEFLRPLGQGLYPSWVPWGLLALAFGLYRWLDRRPSRSYGTWDCGFQPLTPRMQPNALGFSEPALRLFPFLRLKVGERPELDEPLERVYQGVGEGFGWATRLVQALQSGSLHFYLLLQLLTLVVVMGVVLL from the coding sequence GTGAGCGAGGGGGTGATGGTCAGCGCTTTGGCCCTGGTGGGGGCCTCCCTCGTGGGCCTGCGCGCTTGGGGGAGCGGGGGCTACGCCCTCCTGCTGGGGCTGGGTGGGGCCACCTTGGTGCAGGCAGGGGGGGGCATGTGGTATGGGGATGGGAGCGCCGCCGGGGTCTTTCTGCGCCTACTGGGCCTGCTCACCATGGCCCTTGCCTCTTACGTACCCGAGTACCTGGGCCACCACCCCAAGGAGGCCCCGGCGTACGCCTTTTGGTTGCCACTCTTTCTCTTGGCCATGGTGGGGGTGGCCCAGGCGCCCCCTGGGTTACCCTTCCTCTTCTTCTGGGAGGGGATGGCCCTGCTGGGTTACCTCCTGGTGGCCCTCGAGGGGCCCAAGGCCCAGGCAGGGGCCAGGGCCTTTTTCCTGGCCAGCCGCCTCTCCGGGGCCGGGCTGTACCTGGCTTTTCTGGGCCAGGGGAAACTGGGACCCGACTGGATATGGGCGGGCCTCCTGGTGGGCTTCGGCGTCAAAGCCGCCCTTTTTCCCTTCCACCTCTGGCTTCCCCGGGCCCACCCCGTGGCCATCAGCCCAGTTTCCGCCTTGCTCTCTGGGGCCATGACCAAGCTGGGCCTTTACGGCCTCTTCCAAGCCCAAACCTGGTTCGGTCCTCCTCCGGTGTGGGTGGGCTTTGCCCTGGTTCTCCTGGGGCTCTTCGGGGCGGTGTACGCCTTGGTACGGGGTCTGGCGGAGGAAGACCTCAAGGGAGCCCTGGCCTACTCCAGCGTGGAGAACCTGGGGCTCATGCTGGCCGCCCTGGGGGGGTACTTCCTCACCGGGAAGGTCCTCTTCCTGGGGGCTTTCTTCCTGCACCAGGTGGGGCACGCCCTCTTCAAGGGGCTTCTCTTTCTCGGCTCGGGGGCCCTGTCCGAAAGGCAGCTCTCCCGCCTGGGGGGGCTTTGGCACCGGATGCCCCTTTTGGGAGGTCTCGTCTTGCTGGGTATGGCGGTGGGGGCGGGCCTGCCTCCCGGAGCGGTCTTTGCCGCAGAGTGGCTCCTCTACCAGGGGTTCCTCTTTGCCCCAGGCCTCCTCCCCCTGGGCGTGGGGGCTTTGGCCCTGGTGGGGGCTCTGGCCCTTTACTTCTACGTGCGGCTTTTCGGGCTGGCCTTTCTGGGCGCACCCCGAGGAAACGTAGCCTTGCACCTGGGCCCGGGCATGAGGTTCGGCCTCCTGGTCTTGGCGGTTATCCTTGTGGGCCTGAGCCTCTTCCCGCAGGAGTTCCTGCGCCCCCTGGGCCAGGGGCTTTACCCCAGCTGGGTCCCGTGGGGCCTCCTGGCGCTTGCCTTCGGGCTTTACCGCTGGCTTGACCGCAGGCCCAGCCGCTCCTACGGCACCTGGGACTGCGGCTTCCAACCCCTGACCCCCAGGATGCAGCCCAACGCCCTGGGCTTCTCCGAGCCCGCTTTGCGCCTCTTTCCCTTCCTGCGCCTAAAGGTGGGGGAGAGGCCAGAGCTGGACGAGCCCCTGGAGCGGGTTTACCAGGGGGTGGGGGAGGGGTTTGGCTGGGCCACCCGCCTGGTGCAGGCCCTGCAGTCGGGAAGCCTCCACTTTTACCTTCTCCTGCAGCTCCTCACCCTGGTGGTGGTGATGGGGGTGGTGCTCCTATGA
- a CDS encoding ABC transporter ATP-binding protein, giving the protein MAKVKLEHVWKRFGKVVAVKDFNLETEDGEFVVFVGPSGCGKTTTLRMIAGLEEISEGRIFIGDRLVNDVPPKDRDIAMVFQNYALYPHMNVYENMAFGLRLRRYPKDEIDRRVKEAARILKIEHLLNRKPRELSGGQRQRVAMGRAIVREPKVFLMDEPLSNLDAKLRVEMRAEIAKLQRRLGVTTIYVTHDQVEAMTLGHRIVVMKDGEIQQVDTPLNLYDFPANRFVAGFIGSPSMNFIRARVEAQGDKLYLTAPGFRVRANPVLAQAVRPYSGKEVWMGIRPEHLGLKGYTVIPEEENVIRGEVEVAEPLGAETEIHVSVDGTVLVAKVDGHAPVKPGDKVELLADTSRLHAFDVDTDATIGHAQEKVAVAR; this is encoded by the coding sequence ATGGCCAAGGTGAAGCTGGAGCACGTGTGGAAGCGCTTCGGCAAGGTGGTGGCGGTCAAGGACTTCAACTTGGAAACCGAAGACGGGGAGTTCGTGGTCTTCGTGGGGCCTTCGGGCTGCGGCAAGACCACCACCTTGCGCATGATCGCTGGGCTTGAGGAGATCTCCGAGGGCAGGATCTTCATCGGCGACCGCTTGGTGAACGATGTCCCCCCCAAGGACCGGGACATCGCCATGGTCTTCCAGAACTACGCCCTCTACCCCCACATGAACGTTTACGAGAACATGGCCTTTGGCCTGCGCCTCCGGCGCTACCCCAAGGACGAGATCGACCGCCGGGTGAAGGAGGCCGCCCGCATCCTCAAAATCGAGCACCTTTTGAACCGGAAACCCAGGGAGCTTTCCGGCGGGCAGCGCCAGCGGGTGGCCATGGGCCGGGCCATCGTGCGGGAGCCCAAGGTCTTCCTCATGGACGAGCCCCTTTCCAACCTGGACGCCAAGCTCCGGGTGGAGATGCGCGCCGAAATCGCCAAGCTGCAAAGGCGCCTCGGGGTCACCACCATCTACGTGACCCACGACCAGGTGGAGGCCATGACCCTGGGCCACCGCATCGTGGTCATGAAGGACGGGGAGATCCAGCAGGTGGACACCCCCCTAAACCTCTACGACTTCCCCGCCAACCGCTTCGTGGCGGGGTTCATCGGCAGCCCCTCCATGAACTTCATTCGCGCCCGGGTGGAGGCCCAGGGGGACAAGCTTTACCTCACCGCCCCTGGCTTCCGGGTGCGGGCCAACCCGGTCTTGGCCCAGGCGGTTAGGCCCTACTCGGGCAAGGAGGTCTGGATGGGCATCCGCCCCGAGCACCTGGGCCTGAAGGGCTACACGGTGATCCCCGAGGAGGAGAACGTGATCCGGGGGGAGGTGGAGGTGGCCGAGCCCCTGGGGGCGGAGACGGAGATCCACGTGAGCGTGGACGGCACCGTCCTGGTGGCCAAGGTGGACGGCCACGCCCCGGTGAAGCCCGGGGACAAGGTGGAGCTTCTGGCGGACACCTCCCGCCTGCACGCCTTCGACGTGGACACGGACGCCACCATCGGCCACGCCCAGGAGAAGGTGGCGGTGGCCCGCTAA
- the mscL gene encoding large conductance mechanosensitive channel protein MscL produces MLKGFKDFLMRGNVVDLAVAVIIGGAFGQVVNSLVGDVLTPLIGALGGAPDFSALKLGPVAIGKFINALVNFVVVAAAIYFLVVVPMQEVQKRLKKEAEAAPPPPPEPPEEVKLLREILQELRKKA; encoded by the coding sequence ATGCTGAAAGGGTTTAAGGACTTTTTGATGCGCGGCAACGTGGTGGACCTGGCGGTGGCGGTGATCATCGGCGGGGCCTTTGGCCAGGTGGTGAACTCCCTGGTGGGGGATGTGCTCACCCCCCTCATCGGCGCCTTAGGGGGTGCCCCGGATTTTTCCGCCCTCAAGCTGGGCCCCGTGGCCATAGGCAAGTTCATCAACGCCCTGGTGAACTTCGTGGTGGTGGCGGCGGCCATCTACTTCCTGGTGGTGGTGCCCATGCAGGAGGTGCAAAAGCGCCTCAAGAAGGAGGCGGAGGCCGCCCCGCCCCCGCCGCCCGAGCCCCCGGAGGAGGTCAAGCTTCTTCGGGAGATCCTCCAGGAGCTCCGGAAGAAGGCGTGA